The following is a genomic window from Pirellulales bacterium.
TGGACGAGACAAGGATGAAGTGCGAAGGATGAAATAGGAAGAACGAGTGACGGGAGTGCCGAGCGGAAAACGGTCATCATGCGATTGCGGGGCGGAATTGTAGCGATCACTGGCCAAGATGCGGAATGGCAATCGCCGTGAATGCAAAATCGGATCGCGTTTCACGTGGAACGCTACGGAATACCCGATTCGCCTGTTTCACGTGAAACACGCGATTTGCGAAGTCGATAAGGACCGCCCAAACGGGTTTCACGTGAAACGCAATACGGAGAAAAGTCGCGCACTGGGAACGGGCAACTTCGCGGCCGACGCTGCTGGCGTCAGCCACAGCCGCGGCTGCCGAGTCGTGGGTCCGGAGCCCCAACCCCGAAAACTCATTCCAGCGGATTGATGACTAACCCGCTCAGAAGCTTTGGATAGAAATACGTGCTCTTGGCAGGCATCCGTTCGCCATGTTGGCTGATAGCGCGGATATGGTCGACGGTGGCCGGCATGACGAGTGCCGCAAGGGAGAATTCATCGGTTTCGAGGCCTTCGACCACCTCTTCAACGAGGTGCACGTATCGCGGCTTTGGCAAGTCTTTGGATGCTAGCAGCGTATCGATTACAAGGCGGTGCAAGAGCGACACTCCAAGACCTTGCCAATCCGAGGTATGCTCGCCGGCCACGTCCGCCATCCGCTTGGCGCCTGCGTCTGTGAGCCGAGCGACGGTCCACCGCTCGTCGGCATGCGTGAACAGCCCGAGCGTTCCCTGATTTCGCTCGGACTCAAGTTCTCTCCAGATGGTTTGAGCCAGATCGGACCCTTCGCCCGCCACACGGGTCGCAAAATGTGGTCCAAGTTTCTGAGCCAAATCCGCGGATGTCATTTTTGGCAAATCTCGAAACAATCGGTGGGTCGGCATCACGATCAAGCCCGGGTCGTTCATAGCGATAAACATCATCAGCACGAAATTCGCGGGATGGTCCG
Proteins encoded in this region:
- a CDS encoding DUF1015 family protein encodes the protein DHPANFVLMMFIAMNDPGLIVMPTHRLFRDLPKMTSADLAQKLGPHFATRVAGEGSDLAQTIWRELESERNQGTLGLFTHADERWTVARLTDAGAKRMADVAGEHTSDWQGLGVSLLHRLVIDTLLASKDLPKPRYVHLVEEVVEGLETDEFSLAALVMPATVDHIRAISQHGERMPAKSTYFYPKLLSGLVINPLE